Part of the Solanum pennellii chromosome 10, SPENNV200 genome is shown below.
TTTGGTGTCTTGCCAAGATTTTGGAGATTTATTTTCTTTGGATATTAGTATTAAAATAGTTTGATGAATTactagtattattttttatattttataatatataataacgttttatattattgttactTTTTTCGTAAAAAAAATGGTATCATAGTTTTAAATCCAATGTTAATTAATAGTTTGACTCTTGTACTTCAAATCAAATCACATGAAatatattgtaaaaaaaatcatttttgtgaaattgaagtcatattaagattatattaaagaaaaagttattaaaaaaatttaacaccCAAAATTAAAGCTCATATGCCTTCAATTTACAAAGAAGTAGCTCAATTTTTGTCTATGCATGCAaagacattattttttatttggtcaaatatactttttatgaaaaattgttcGGTAAATTTCATCAGATAAAGGGGTGTTAAATGGACATGGTGGGTTGAAATTGAAAGTATTAAAATGGGTTCAATAGAAATTGATTTGGATCTTGACCCGCCCAATttgacccgattaatctcaataatttaacatatttatatttaacttttataaacAATTGAATTTTCACTCaagaaatttttgttaaaaaagtaacaaaGAGATAGATTATTCcttaaaaatgttaaataaataataattcataccttcaatataggaacatatcttagtaaaaaaaatttaaaaagtttaaattagatattaaatCGGGTTCAATTGAGAATTATCTTCAAATGGGTTAAGCTTGAATATGTTGAGAATGAACCCAACTCAAATTATCTTGAATCCAACCCTTAAAATTTTGGGCGGATTACTATATTTGGGTTTACTTTTGACACCCCAAAGTGAGATGATTGAAACAATTATCTATCACTGCACCCGCAAAGTTGTCTATGATCCTACTCAATACCTCTAAAGTTAACTTATGGACACTTAGAGACCGTTTGGTAGactacattaaaataaatagtccatatattatatatgatattatttaatactattaaaTTTGATAGAAAATTGGgtctatatataattaattcatggCTTAATATATCTCCTACATGGTGTTATatgatgtattactaatacattCCATTTGGAGGCATTAATAACACAAGATATAATACCATGTGATAAATCTatgtaaagataaaaatattccttgaattattttaattattttgtttatttttttgatttaatgttttatatttttactaataaatttatttaaataaattagcttataaattatttagagagagtTGTTTGACTAAATAAATCCAATACAAATTAATACAATATTTGAAATATGAGTTGTTtaacattaaataattaaaaagagaaatatatcATCACATGACGTTTGTGATCTTACGAATATATAAttcgtgtgtgtgtgtgtgtgtgtatatatgtatatatatatatatatatatatatatagcaattTAANNNNNNNNNNNNNNNNNNNNNNNNNNNNNNNNNNNNNNNNNNNNNNNNNNNNNNNNNNNNNNNNNNNNNNNNNNNNNNNNNNNNNNNNNNNNNNNNNNNNNNNNNNNNNNNNNNNNNNNNNNNNNNNNNNNNNNNNNNNNNNNNNNNNNNNNNNNNNNNNNNNNNNNNNNNNNNNNNNNNNNNNNNNNNNNNNNNNNNNNNNNNNNNNNNNNNNNNNNNNNNNNNNNNNNNNNNNNNNNNNNNNNNNNNNNNNNNNNNNNNNNNNNNNNNNNNNNNNNNNNNNNNNNNNNNNNNNNNNNNNNNNNNNNNNNNNNNNNNNNNNNNNNNNNNNNNNNNNNNNNNNNNNNNNNNNNNNNNNNNNNNNNNNNNNNNNNNNNNNNNNNNNNNNNNNNNNNNNNNNNNNNNNNNNNNNNNNNNNNNNNNNNNNNNNNNNNNNNNNNNNNNNNNNNNNNNNNNNNNNNNNNNNNNNNNNNNNNNNNNNNNNNNNNNNNNNNNNNNNNNNNNNNNNNNNNNNNNNNNNNNNNNNNNNNNNNNNNNNNNNNNNNNNNNNNNNNNNNNNNNNNNNNNNNNNNNNNNNNNNNNNNNNNNNNNNNNNNNNNNNNNNNNNNNNNNNNNNNNNNNNNNNNNNNNNNNNNNNNNNNNNNNNNNNNNNNNNNNNNNNNNNNNNNNNNNNNNNNNNNNNNNNNNNNNNNNNNNNNNNNNNNNNNNNNNNNNNNNNNNNNNNNNNNNNNNNNNNNNNNNNNNNNNNNNNNNNNNNNNNNNNNNNNNNNNNNNNatatatatatatctgtgtgattttctaattatttgtattttgaacaatttataaaattgcatATATACTAAAATTACAACTTGCTATTTTTATGTGTAAGTGTAGATGcgatttattcaattttattattgtttatcgccgtttcaattttaaaagttgatattttgtcttttttaaaaaaaaattgaaaattgacaaggtaagtaattaatttactaagatgacaattatttatcctcaaataatttaagtgaaaaAAAAGACAAACATGACAGCAAAATTGTTCTTCTCATAGATAATTAAAAGgccacaaaaaaataatattgtcctGTAATTATTTACCTTAACccaattatataataattatagggtataattgaaaaaaaagtattttgtaaAGTTTTCTACACACAAGATAATATAggaaacaatgaaccaaacaaTGAGAAGAAAAGCCTCTCTATTAATCCCTACATTTTAATTTCTGCATTATTAATCTTTCTATCAAGCGACTCCTTAAAATCTTCATTCACATATTTCACAATGTTGTCtcttaaattttcaataaatccCTCTTAAAGTTGGAAAGAAGTGATTATGGAATTTTTCATTGCCTTGCAAAAAGGAAATCATCATGTGCTCTAAACAAGAATCTAGGAAAACCACAAATTAAAGAAACTCAAATGGAAAACCATCAAAACCAAAAAAGGAATCATTCCCTTGTCATGTTTttgcttcttattttttttcttatataaaaacAATCATGTTTGCCCTATATATAAGAAGTGAATTTGAGAGTAGCACAACTTAAAAACCATGACATTTGGTATAATAGAagcataaatatataaaactaCTATAGTAATTCAGAAGAAATACACTTACATGATGGAAAACAAATTACAAGGTCATTTTGAGCCAACTTGTGAGTGGCAACATCAAGATGGAGCTGATCTTCTCTTGGTCCATCTCCCAGGTAAATAATACAACACAATTAGTTACTACTCCAAAAAATTGTAccatatatacaagtaaaacgataaataaaataatatattttgaacactttaaacaaaataatatgatatagCTTTATGATTTCAGGCACCTTGAAAGAGTAATGATATATTGAAGTAGTATCtcctttttttcactttttaagaaAAGGAGGTTCACTTGAGCACTTGGATACACTGTGAAATTTCTGGCTCCGCCGTTTGATTAATTATCGCAATATATatctttcaatttatttatttttctttgcatTCAAGAATTCAAGGATAAAGAAGGATTGAAGGTACAAGTTAGCAATTGTGGAGTTGTAAAGATTTCAGGAGATGGACAAGCAAACCAAACAAGATTAAATTTTCTCAAAGAGAttcaattaggaaaggatcataatGTAGATGCAATAAAGGCCAAATTTGAGAAGGGTGTTCTCAAAATTACACTGCCAAAGAAGAATACAAATGAAGTATCAAATAAATCAAGATTCAAGAAAGTCAAAAAAGTGGCCTTGGGTGTTGTAGCTATCGTGGTTGTAGTTTCTGCTTTCTCAGGATTTGCTTACTACATTTATAGGTCTACAATTGTTAAAGACTAATATAATTGAAATTACTCCTATTTctataacattattattattattataattaagagTATGCATGATACAATGGAAATATTAAAGAGGTCCATAACATATTCCAATATTTTACTATTCCTGCTCTATTTCTCTTTCATCCCAATGAGTTGCTTTCTGTTTATTACACAAATAAGATTTAAACAtttgaaagagaagaaaaaaaaacacactaaaataattaattacaatccTTCAGTTTttggtgtgcacaagtagacactttaGTTTGTTTATAATTAGACAAATAAATATACTTGTCCTACGTGATATAATGTAATGCACATATGACGTTATTAGTAAACAAAATTATCATGTAGGATATATCGATAGAACGATTGTgcttatttgtttaatttttatataatcttAAGTGTCGACTTATgcataatcaaaattaaatgacgtaaatacaaatttaaactaaattaaagaaaatgtttatatatatatatataggtgaAACTAGAAACATtgacttaaaaagaaaaataattagaaatggATGTCATACATGTTGATTAAACTATTCAAAGTTGCTTGCAATGTATTTTTGTGTAGTATGATAGAAAAAAGTGGCAAGTCTCATGGCAGGAGAGAAGGGGGAAACTAATAAAGGAACATtgacaaaaacaagaaaagaatttATTAAACAAGATTTATGCCAGCTTTTACCATTAAACATATACCCCCTCTGTcttatctttatattttttatatatatattaacataaatatgtttttgacaTGATTAAATATTCTCTTGATAGTTGTCTGTAgctttttatctattttaattgaaCTGTCCTGTTCTTAGCTTGGTTCTTGCTTAATGAGTCcctaatttgtttttaaattggATTAAGCGGCAATAAAAAGATCATGATGTTCTTGTCCTTCAATACCGATGGTTAACTATAATAGGGCTGAAATGCTCTTTTTTATCATATgtggattattttatttattactaggATAGCAAActtgtcttttatttctttaaaatttaaattaactattacttaattaaaaaatcaattgtaatttaattaaagaaaaaaaattaaaatatgttattaaattttcaaaaaagacTTATTTATGTCATCTGTTAAAAGTTTGACTCATTTATGACATTATCGaataaagaaaaagttcatgtcattattttttaacaatgacTTTTACAAAACGATTTTCGATAATTCGACCACGtcatcaatttaattaataaataaataaataaataattaattgaatttttattcaaaattttaattttttattaaaaaaattaatgacgttgccaattataattcggtcacatcatcaaatttttaaataaaaaaaattagatcaattttttttcagaattatgatttttttatttaaaaaattggtgaCGTGATCGAATTACAATTGGACACGTGTCAAAAATAGTTTTACAAAatcactattaaaaaaataataacatgaatgattattttcttaaatgataatgatataaataaatcaaacttttaataaataacataaataaaatttttttcaaatttcaattacaTATTTGAACGATTACATATTTGAGCATTTTCCCTGGATTAAAAAGACGTAGATATATGCCTAATACAGTCCACATTGAGCTGACCGCAGGCGGAATCTTCAATAATTAGCAAAGCGACAGTGATGAATGTCAAAGCCGATATTTAAGGGAAAAAGGAAGGGTATTTTCGTTAATATTCTtccaaatacaaatacaaatacaactACAACAGTTACATTTCTCAGCTGTCACATTTATATCTTCTCCTCTTCCACTCAGGCTCACAAGCAAAACAAAGCTGAGAGATACGGATTTCAAACTCAAT
Proteins encoded:
- the LOC107001806 gene encoding inactive protein RESTRICTED TEV MOVEMENT 2-like isoform X1, whose product is MMENKLQGHFEPTCEWQHQDGADLLLVHLPEFKDKEGLKVQVSNCGVVKISGDGQANQTRLNFLKEIQLGKDHNVDAIKAKFEKGVLKITLPKKNTNEVSNKSRFKKVKKVALGVVAIVVVVSAFSGFAYYIYRSTIVKD
- the LOC107001806 gene encoding uncharacterized protein LOC107001806 isoform X2, whose translation is MELIFSWSISQDKEGLKVQVSNCGVVKISGDGQANQTRLNFLKEIQLGKDHNVDAIKAKFEKGVLKITLPKKNTNEVSNKSRFKKVKKVALGVVAIVVVVSAFSGFAYYIYRSTIVKD